In the Colwellia sp. 20A7 genome, one interval contains:
- the soxR gene encoding redox-sensitive transcriptional activator SoxR, protein MEEANLTVGKVAKRCGVKVSALHFYEEKGLIHSLRNQGNQRRYKKEVLRRVSLIKAAQKMGISLANIKQSLSTLPNNRTPTADDWSVLASNWQQELNDRIRYMENMRDYLTGCIGCGCLSMKSCPIYNEDDKLSSHGVGPVLLDKT, encoded by the coding sequence ATGGAAGAAGCAAATTTAACGGTAGGAAAAGTCGCAAAACGATGCGGTGTGAAAGTATCAGCACTGCACTTTTATGAAGAGAAAGGCTTAATTCACAGCTTGCGAAATCAAGGTAACCAACGTCGATATAAAAAAGAAGTATTGCGACGAGTTTCATTGATCAAAGCAGCACAAAAAATGGGAATAAGTTTAGCAAATATTAAACAATCTCTATCAACCTTACCCAATAATAGAACACCTACCGCCGATGATTGGTCAGTGCTTGCGTCAAATTGGCAGCAAGAGTTGAATGATAGAATTCGTTACATGGAAAATATGAGGGACTATTTAACCGGTTGCATAGGTTGTGGTTGTTTATCGATGAAAAGTTGCCCTATTTATAATGAAGATGACAAATTATCATCACACGGTGTGGGTCCTGTTCTATTAGATAAAACTTAG
- a CDS encoding RecX family transcriptional regulator: MQRPPLRQAKSIENVFNSAYWHLSQQDFTITEIRSKLERKTENIDWIETVLTQLIERGYLKNDLEFTIRYCESAFSNEIGKGAVQHKLKRRGISSSDIERAIEQVIEERDINFYEMASNRLQSRYITFEGTNKEKVYTQMTTRGFSRSQIDRALSQHPAQATLRSKMAIKAEKAELATEIMRLYRKGKGQTLILNELKQNLIDVTEFEETLYQLTLAGDIDFYQSCKDQLAKKKYDLSDYKDKSKAYAYLSRKGFTSDEIKEVMALELDV, translated from the coding sequence ATGCAACGACCACCACTTCGACAAGCCAAAAGCATCGAAAACGTATTTAATAGTGCTTATTGGCATCTGAGCCAACAAGATTTTACTATTACTGAAATTCGTAGCAAATTAGAACGCAAAACAGAGAACATTGACTGGATAGAGACCGTTCTGACACAACTTATTGAACGTGGTTATTTAAAAAACGATTTAGAATTTACAATACGATATTGTGAATCTGCCTTTAGCAATGAAATAGGAAAAGGCGCAGTACAACACAAATTAAAAAGACGTGGAATATCGTCAAGTGATATCGAAAGAGCTATTGAGCAAGTCATTGAAGAACGTGATATTAATTTCTATGAAATGGCGAGTAATCGATTGCAGTCTCGGTACATCACCTTCGAAGGGACTAATAAAGAGAAGGTTTATACTCAAATGACAACGCGAGGTTTCTCACGTTCACAAATAGATCGCGCTTTATCACAACACCCGGCACAGGCGACATTACGTAGTAAAATGGCAATAAAGGCTGAAAAAGCTGAGCTTGCAACTGAAATTATGAGGTTATACCGAAAAGGCAAAGGGCAAACACTTATTCTTAATGAGCTAAAACAAAATCTTATTGATGTAACTGAGTTTGAAGAAACTTTATACCAATTAACGCTTGCCGGTGATATTGATTTTTATCAAAGCTGTAAAGATCAATTAGCCAAAAAGAAGTATGACTTGTCTGACTACAAAGACAAATCAAAGGCTTATGCTTATCTGTCACGAAAGGGCTTTACCAGTGATGAAATAAAAGAAGTTATGGCGTTAGAGCTAGATGTGTAA